ACAACGTTGGCGTTTGTTCGCTCCTCCTGGACAGGCCCGGCTCCCAACTGATCCCGGCTGAAGGTGAGCAGGGCGACTTCAGTCTTGGAACCAATGAAGGTGTGCTCTCCTTCCTGGTCCCCTTCGAATGCCGTGGAGTTGACAGCGTTGCCTTGTACTAGGAGCTGCTTTGTCTCCGGACTCAGGTCTTTGGTGAAGTCGCCAACGGAAACGTTCTGAACTTGATTGACGGCTGTTTCATCAGAGGGTGACGAGCtgttcttgggcttctcggccatggGCTCTTCAAGAGGGGCGTCAGTACCGCCAAAACTAATGCTCTTCCCGAGAGTTGTGGCAACGACCGACATCTTGTTCTGCGTGAGGGTTCCTGTTTTGTCCGAACAGATGGTCGTCGCATTTCCCATGGTCTCGCAGGCTTTCAAAACTCGAACCAAGTTGTTGTCTTTCATCATCCGAGTAGTTGCAAACGCCAGTGCTAGTGTGACAGCCAGAGGCAGACCCTCCGGGACGgccacaacaacaacagtgACAgagacgatgaagagcttGAGAAAGGCCTGACCTTTCTGTTCGGGGCTGTCGTTGTTCCCTGGAAGCGCGGCAAGAAACTTGATGAAAAGTACCACGAACAGCAGCAGAGCTGCACCGCCTCCGACTTTAGCGATGAGATCAGCAAGTATGTTGAGTTTTCTCTGCAGCGGAGTATCTTCTTGGTCGGTTCTAAGTGACATGGTGATGCGACCGTATGAAGAGTTGACACCAACCGCAGTAACCAAGAAAGTCCCGGTACCCTCCTGGACCTTGCTTCCTGAAATGATAAAGGGGTCCATCTTCTCGATGTCGGGACGGTCGACGTTGTTGTGTGCCATTTGCTCAAGAGCCTCATACacctcatcggcgccgacctTTTTGAGGAGATCGGATTCGCCCGTAGCCGAAGACTCATCACACTTGACACCGTGACCTTCGATGAAGATACCGTCGACTGGGACCATGTCTCCGGTCGACAGAtggacgacgtcgccaacAACGATGTCATAGACGGAGATCTCAACCGACTTGCCAGAACGGACGACTTTGATGGTGCGATCATCGTTCCTTTTGTTAAGTGTGTTGAACTGACGCTGCATCTTCCAATCATTGATTGAGCCGACCAAGAcaacgatgatgatggcgatcaTGATGGCAACACCCTCAACCCACTCCACTTTGGCTTCACCTGGCTCGTGTGCTTGGCCGAAGGTTTCGTACAGGCCAAGTGCGAGAGAAACGACGGCCGCGATTGTCAACAAAATCAACACCTTGTCGTTGTAGGCAATCCAGACCATCTGGAGGAATGACTTTTGTTTCTTGGGGGGCAATCGGTTGTCTCGAAACGCGTGCTTCCGATCCGAAAAACCGCCGGTGTATTCGGATGGGGGCGGCGGAATGGGAACGTCGTTCTTTGCATTGGGATCTGGTTGAGGGACTGCATTGCCAGCTGTGCCATACTTGGGTACGCCCTTGAGAGCGACTTCCTCGAAGGAGACTTTGGCGTCTAGCTTGTCTTCGTCGACACCCAGACCGGACTTGCGGTTGGTCTGCAGACCCTTCTCCAAGCCATCGAGGCCCCCGAGAGCGTAAAAGGCGCTGAGACTCTTCGGGTTTAGGAGCTTGGTGAGATGGCCAGGAGTGAAGGCGAACTTGCTCTCCTCTTTGGCATTGAACATGTCCTCTGTGCCGCGATCCGGAGTAAGAGCATCTGCCGTGTCCAGGGTGAACTTGCGAGGCGCATATTGGCTTTTGTCCTCCGTTGCTTTCGACTCGATGTCCAGTGGCCGATTCTGATTCTTCTCGTCTTGGGTCGACACGTTGACACCTTTCTCGGCATTGGGGCCGGGGTCGTTGGCTGTTGCCATGACAGGTAGTTATGAAGGGTGTCGGTATATGCTGTGCGGCTTTCGAATTGATAGAGACAAGTATGGTTGGGTTAGGATATGATTCTCATAATCTTTCTTCCGATTGAAAAATGGTCTGGTGGAAGCAGGGCATCCGTCTGTTGATGTAATTTAGACTCGAGttgaagaaagagaagaacGGAAAGGCAAATGTTAAGCCACGGTACTGAGTAAGACGATCAAAACAATCAGATGGGAAGGAGCGATGAGAGCTGGATTTTCTTACCCAAAAGATTCAGACTAGCCTACGTTCCTTCTAGAAGTCGCCGTAAGCTTGAAGTGATGTGCGAAGGATGGTTCGCAGGGTATCTTTTGGAAGGAACGAGCAACCAGCAAAGATTGGTGATATCGGTGACtgggaagaaggagaagagggaggacACGAAAAGTTAACAAGAGAAATGGGGGAAATAGATGATAGGTATCATTTGAAAAAGGGAGAGGGTAGAGCCAAACTACCTATCTAGCTTGGTTCACCATTGTACGCCATGCACCTGGTCGTACTTGTCCCGGTTGAGCGACACTCATCATGGCCAATTTCACCTGATGCGATGACACCCATACAGCTGGAGTATTCTTTTTGCGTTGCGCCTGCATAAACCCGCGGTATTCGGCGGTTCAAGCAAACCGTACCCAAGGATGGGACGAGCAATGACGACGGAAGCTGCTATTGACTGCCCAGAGCAGCCCGAAGAAGCCAGGCCCCGAGGGGCCAATGCCCAAGATCGAGCGTGCAGGGCAGGCTATGACCGTCGTCTGGAAGCACATTCGCTGACTGCTCCGTCGTTTCTGGTTTGATGAGAACGAGACCAGCATGTCGCCTAAGTCTTGGCAAACGCGGACTGTGGCCACGAAGCTTGACTGACGGGGGGAGAAGCTTGTATTTCTTGGCCAGCTTGCCTGCCTGAAGGACAGGCCGATACCTCCTTCATCAGTCGGTTCCCGTAACTTGTCCCTCACATGTCGTCAGGGGGCATGGAGGATGCCGTCGCATTAATTGCCTGTAAGCATACCGGCGGAGGGGTTTGACAGCATACAAAGATGTCGGTCAGCCTGGAAGCTTAAGAGCGCACCCTCTACGGCAATGGGGACTGCAGCACGCGCCGCCCTTTTGCAGACCCTGGTGTCTACGTCATGCTGCCCGACGGGCGCTTTCATCTTGTACTACGCCCTGTTGATATGATGGAAACAGCTAGCAGCCAAACGATCTCCAGAGCAACAACCCGCGGTCACAATGTTAAGCCATGTTCCGTATTTAGGCAATAACCACGGCCGCTTGATCAGCAAGCCTATCGCGCTCGCAGAGGTCGATGGGATTCGTATGGGCAATTTGTTTTCGAAACAGGTAATCGGGGGGCTAACTTACAATGGCCAGTGAGGCCACACGGGACGGCTTGCTGCGCTGTCGCCAATCCCACCCTGTCaactgccaccaccaccgagaCTTTGCTGTTCCAAACCCAAGGGGCAAACCTGGAAGCACAGGGGTGAGATGTCGCTAACATGGGATGGCACACGCCCaaagtacctacctaactGTACCGACACacctctctgcctctctcacCGAAAGACACGCCGGTCGACTTTGTGTCTGACCAGCCAGTTGCGCAACACACATGGCGTCATCCTGACCAGACCGCACTTTCTGAGGCGCCGAGGGTGTGGCCCGGCTTGTTCAAActgtggctgctgctgctacccACCCAGCTGCCATGCCATGACAGACGATGACGGTCGATACGTCCCCTTGCTGGTTCCGTTTTGGTTTCCCCTTGGTTGCCTCCCTCTCGTCTGGTGTTCCTAAGCCCGCCGCATCAGACGAAGACTGTCTCTAACCAATCAAACGCTTGCTCTTCCACAGAAGGCCCCGACCCCACGGTGGTCTGTGCATGATGCAGGAGGGGTTGTTTCGACTTCAACTCCCACAGGCAAGCGCATTCGCTTTCTTTTTGCCCGCCAAACGCCAAAGGCCCTAATCAAACCGCATCCTCGCATCGAAACctggcctccgccgccttggTTTGCGATTTCGGCTTTGTCTGCACCTTCAGGATTCGTCAAACTGCCCCGACGCCTGCAGCTGCTCCCCCGG
The DNA window shown above is from Colletotrichum destructivum chromosome 2, complete sequence and carries:
- a CDS encoding Putative P-type ATPase, HAD superfamily, P-type ATPase, transmembrane domain superfamily, with amino-acid sequence MATANDPGPNAEKGVNVSTQDEKNQNRPLDIESKATEDKSQYAPRKFTLDTADALTPDRGTEDMFNAKEESKFAFTPGHLTKLLNPKSLSAFYALGGLDGLEKGLQTNRKSGLGVDEDKLDAKVSFEEVALKGVPKYGTAGNAVPQPDPNAKNDVPIPPPPSEYTGGFSDRKHAFRDNRLPPKKQKSFLQMVWIAYNDKVLILLTIAAVVSLALGLYETFGQAHEPGEAKVEWVEGVAIMIAIIIVVLVGSINDWKMQRQFNTLNKRNDDRTIKVVRSGKSVEISVYDIVVGDVVHLSTGDMVPVDGIFIEGHGVKCDESSATGESDLLKKVGADEVYEALEQMAHNNVDRPDIEKMDPFIISGSKVQEGTGTFLVTAVGVNSSYGRITMSLRTDQEDTPLQRKLNILADLIAKVGGGAALLLFVVLFIKFLAALPGNNDSPEQKGQAFLKLFIVSVTVVVVAVPEGLPLAVTLALAFATTRMMKDNNLVRVLKACETMGNATTICSDKTGTLTQNKMSVVATTLGKSISFGGTDAPLEEPMAEKPKNSSSPSDETAVNQVQNVSVGDFTKDLSPETKQLLVQGNAVNSTAFEGDQEGEHTFIGSKTEVALLTFSRDQLGAGPVQEERTNANVVQVVPFDSAVKYMATVVKLPDGKYRAYVKGASEILLKQCTRVLDDPSGSELSSVEMAAEDREMFAQTIDSYAGQTLRTIGSSFRDFDSWPPKDAVSKEDSRTADFDKIHQNMTLIAIYGIKDPLRPSVIDAIKDCNRAGVVVRMVTGDNILTARAIAKECGIYHPEDGGIAMEGPSFRRKTEEELKDIVPKLQVLARSSPEDKRILVRTLKDLGETVAVTGDGTNDAPALKMADIGFSMGIAGTEVAKEASGIILMDDNFASIVKALMWGRAVNDSVKKFLQFQLTVNVTAVVLTFVTAVASSTEQSVLNAVQLLWVNLIMDTFAALALATDPPTRSVLDRKPDRKSASLITLRMAKMIIGQAICQLVITFVLNFAGRSLLGYSNSDDDHERLRTLVFNTFVWLQIFNELNNRRLDNKLNIFENITKNYFFIGINLIMIGGQVLIIFVGGDAFQIKPLNGKEWGLSVGLGAISIPFGVLIRLIPDAWVAACLPWFIRKKWAPETISDKRLEEHRRFADGLEPPLRTHTGLRGRRAESHIPFRQRVHDVKVHAKVKMGGHDHGISSTKEG